One Candidatus Bathyarchaeia archaeon DNA segment encodes these proteins:
- a CDS encoding 50S ribosomal protein L37e — MGKGTSSFGKRSSGKTHIKCRRCGRRSYHVRKKRCAACGFGVSSKIRRYSWQNKKINGVRIV, encoded by the coding sequence ATGGGTAAAGGAACAAGCTCCTTCGGAAAGAGAAGTAGCGGTAAAACCCATATAAAATGCAGGCGATGCGGAAGGCGTTCGTATCATGTTAGGAAAAAAAGGTGCGCAGCCTGCGGGTTCGGAGTTTCCTCTAAAATAAGACGGTATTCATGGCAAAATAAGAAGATAAATGGGGTAAGAATCGTTTAA
- a CDS encoding peroxiredoxin: MESLEKKGIPLLGDSFPEMEVQTTHGVMKLPEALAGKWFVLFSHPADFTPVCTTEFVAFQKRYNKFKELNCELIGLSVDQVFSHIKWIEWIKEKLDVEIEFPIIADTGAVAEKLGLIHPGKGTNTVRAVFVVDEKAKIRIILYYPQELGRNMDEILRVVEAMQISDKHGVAMPANWPNNEVVKDHVIIPPAKDVKTAKERLSKAKAGELECLDWWLCHKKL, from the coding sequence ATGGAAAGTCTAGAGAAAAAAGGTATACCGCTTTTAGGGGATAGTTTTCCGGAAATGGAGGTTCAGACAACCCATGGGGTGATGAAGCTTCCAGAAGCCCTAGCCGGTAAATGGTTTGTCCTGTTCAGCCACCCAGCAGATTTCACCCCAGTTTGCACAACGGAGTTTGTCGCTTTCCAAAAACGATATAATAAATTTAAGGAGTTAAACTGTGAGTTAATCGGGCTGAGCGTTGACCAAGTATTCTCCCACATAAAATGGATAGAGTGGATAAAAGAGAAGTTAGACGTGGAAATCGAATTCCCCATAATCGCCGATACAGGAGCAGTCGCCGAGAAGCTTGGGTTAATCCATCCTGGGAAAGGAACAAATACCGTTAGAGCGGTGTTCGTGGTGGATGAGAAAGCGAAGATAAGGATAATCCTCTACTACCCACAAGAGCTAGGCAGAAACATGGACGAGATTTTAAGAGTTGTGGAAGCCATGCAGATATCCGACAAACATGGAGTAGCTATGCCAGCCAATTGGCCCAACAACGAAGTAGTGAAAGACCACGTTATAATACCGCCGGCAAAAGACGTGAAAACCGCGAAAGAAAGGCTCAGTAAAGCGAAAGCCGGAGAACTAGAATGTCTAGACTGGTGGCTTTGCCATAAAAAACTATAA
- a CDS encoding PUA domain-containing protein: protein MVALKRKEAEKVLQEFSEKFGEKVYGRRFESVDLNGRTVYVVDGSPLILRVGEDLLPTLINIDVLNSLPKVVVDMGAVKYICNGADVMMPGVRELASPLGMGVPVTIVDEKYRKHIAVGVTLTAIRALGGKGKVVRNLHYVGDKVWRWIKASNLYDKI from the coding sequence GTGGTTGCCTTAAAGCGTAAAGAAGCTGAGAAGGTGCTTCAAGAATTTAGCGAAAAGTTTGGAGAGAAGGTTTACGGGAGAAGGTTTGAAAGCGTTGATTTGAATGGTAGAACGGTGTATGTGGTTGATGGAAGCCCTCTCATCTTAAGAGTGGGGGAGGACCTCTTACCCACGCTTATCAACATAGATGTGTTGAATAGTCTTCCTAAGGTCGTTGTCGACATGGGTGCGGTGAAGTACATCTGTAACGGAGCAGACGTGATGATGCCTGGTGTGAGGGAGTTAGCCTCGCCGTTAGGGATGGGGGTTCCGGTAACCATCGTAGATGAAAAATATCGAAAACACATCGCGGTTGGAGTTACATTAACGGCAATTAGAGCCTTGGGTGGAAAAGGGAAGGTGGTTAGGAATTTACATTACGTTGGGGATAAGGTTTGGAGATGGATAAAAGCCTCAAACCTTTATGATAAGATTTAA
- a CDS encoding LSm family protein, whose product MSEVATKIFQESLGRIVLVELKGGRSVRGKLYSYDQHMNLVLEDAEEVSSDGNARKLGMIIVRGDNVVLISPPPKTSVNKPEG is encoded by the coding sequence ATGTCAGAAGTCGCCACCAAAATATTTCAGGAAAGCCTCGGAAGAATCGTCTTAGTCGAGTTGAAAGGGGGTAGAAGCGTTAGAGGCAAACTGTACAGCTATGATCAACATATGAACCTTGTGCTGGAGGACGCTGAGGAGGTTTCCTCCGACGGAAACGCTAGAAAACTGGGGATGATAATTGTGCGTGGTGATAACGTTGTGTTGATATCCCCCCCACCTAAAACATCCGTAAACAAACCAGAGGGCTGA